The following coding sequences lie in one Spinacia oleracea cultivar Varoflay chromosome 1, BTI_SOV_V1, whole genome shotgun sequence genomic window:
- the LOC130472545 gene encoding mitogen-activated protein kinase kinase kinase YODA-like isoform X2: MSTRPVSCWEKGRLIGRGTFGLVYVGINSETGETCAMKEVTFSHQFRQEITLLSRLRHPNIVHYRDSEIVNNNLYICLEYVSGGSICKILRENGELGESAIRSYTQQILSGLAYLHSENTAHSDIRGANILVDPSGQVKLADFGIAKHIRGQLHPISFRGNAYWMAPEVIRDSNGCNLAADIWSLGCTVIEMATTQPPWSQYEQVAAVFKIATSNELPVVPDNLSEEGKDFVQQCLQRNPQDRPTAIQLLGHPFLRNAASSSSESFLINLDPH; this comes from the exons ATGTCAACAAGACCTGTCTCATGCTGGGAAAAGGGACGTCTTATAGGAAGGGGCACATTCGGTTTGGTCTACGTGGGCATCAACAG TGAAACTGGTGAGACGTGTGCGATGAAGGAAGTTACGTTCTCACATCAATTTAGACAA GAAATCACTCTGCTGAGCCGCTTAAGACATCCAAATATTGTGCACTACCGTGATTCTGAGATA GTTAACAACAATCTGTACATATGTTTAGAATATGTCTCTGGTGGTTCTATTTGTAAAATTCTCCGGGAGAACGGTGAGCTTGGCGAATCAGCTATCCGTAGCTATACACAGCAAATATTGTCAGGACTTGCATATTTGCACTCTGAAAACACTGCTCACAG TGACATTAGAGGAGCCAATATACTTGTGGACCCAAGTGGGCAGGTTAAACTGGCGGATTTTGGCATAGCGAAGCAT ATCCGTGGGCAGTTACATCCAATCTCTTTCAGAGGAAATGCATACTGGATGGCACCTGAG GTAATTAGAGACTCAAACGGGTGTAACCTTGCTGCTGATATATGGAGTCTAGGGTGTACTGTAATAGAGATGGCAACTACACAGCCTCCGTGGAGTCAATATGAACAG GTTGCAGCTGTCTTCAAAATTGCGACCAGCAACGAACTTCCTGTAGTCCCTGATAATCTCTCAGAGGAAGGAAAGGACTTTGTTCAGCAATGTTTGCAGCGAAACCCTCAAGATCGCCCTACTGCTATTCAGCTGTTGGGACATCCTTTTCTCAGAAATGCAGCTTCTTCATCTTCTGAAAGTTTCTTGATAAATTTAGATCCACACTAA
- the LOC110784447 gene encoding thioredoxin H-type: protein MIIIKFTYYISSFFKLIIQQAIQTSKLSFHLLLEMGIRLSRGIPPAVIEIHSTDQWNSHLESSKHSAKLMVVDFSASWCGPCQYMEPIVKDFSTKYRDIEFVKIDVDELADVASEFGVDAMPTFVFFRKGKEVDRLIGANKGELRERITKHRV from the exons ATGATCATAATCAAATTTACCTATTATATAAGTTCCTTCTTTAAGCTGATAATTCAGCAAGCAATACAGACTTCCAAACTTAGCTTCCATCTGCTTCTTGAAATGGGAATCCGTCTTTCTCGTGGCATTCCACCAGCAGTCATCGAAATTCATTCGACAGATCAATGGAACTCTCATTTAGAATCCTCAAAACATTCTGCCAAACTC ATGGTGGTCGACTTCTCAGCTTCATGGTGTGGACCATGTCAATACATGGAGCCGATTGTCAAAGATTTCTCGACAAAGTATAGAGATATCGAATTTGTGAAAATCGATGTGGATGAGCTTGCG GATGTTGCTAGTGAATTCGGGGTTGATGCGATGCCAACCTTCGTGTTTTTTAGGAAGGGGAAAGAAGTTGACAGGCTTATTGGTGCTAATAAGGGTGAACTTAGGGAGAGAATCACAAAACACAGAGTTTAA
- the LOC110784505 gene encoding uncharacterized protein, with protein MAATSISSDPAAAEGPVLSVISKRIRALRKKLNRIAQMEDSVSQGKTLNKEQQDVLRSKSSVVALIDEFEKLRAPLSSAVEEEHSIALSSTPPPSSAEEQQPSSENNDEICNNDEDVAVKDLLDLMYFGSLFDVKPQSDFTSLMLTRTHERGCCLTYDYVTDDATDLLVERDLDLISALQGLMISRPVNSSLSHQNALERCIHHAKLWLSNSDQPIDHQASITYAGLREKLKKIIASDYFTATPQMKGPGEVAAAAAVGNFGSFQVPMHESMVPVEVPVQIEGSAEQYPDSEENLANYEGYETGEQQIGGAEEFQKDDLEGENPPEAVSAQTEQEQLQAEEEHGYRNADFKEQQYFPRRGSRGGRGGGRRGYPNGRGGRGTGRGGGPYQNGRGQYYDNYIPRNYYAKRGGRGGGAGGNGGNTYHNSPSAAEGNHTQANMGVAS; from the exons ATGGCGGCGACATCAATCTCCTCTGACCCCGCCGCCGCCGAGGGTCCCGTCCTCAGCGTAATCAGCAAACGCATCCGCGCTCTCCGCAAGAAACTTAACCGTATCGCTCAAATGGAAGACTCTGTTTCTCAAGGCAAAACCCTCAACAAAGAACAACAGGACGTTCTCCGCTCTAAATCCTCCGTTGTCGCTCTCATCGATGAGTTTGAGAAGCTTCGCGCTCCTCTCTCCTCCGCCGTTGAAGAAGAACACTCCATTGCTCTCTCCTCCACACCTCCGCCTTCTTCAGCGGAGGAACAACAACCTTCATCGGAGAATAACGATGAAATTTGTAACAACGATGAAGATGTTGCTGTGAAGGATCTGCTGGATTTGATGTATTTTGGGAGCTTGTTCGATGTGAAACCTCAGAGTGACTTCACTTCATTGATGTTGACTCGTACTCATGAGCGTGGTTGCTGCTTGACTTACGATTATGTTACTGATGATGCTACTGATCTACTTGTCGAGCGCGATTTGGATTTGATTTCGGCGTTGCAAGGGCTGATGATATCTCGTCCGGTGAATTCGTCTTTGTCACATCAGAATGCGTTGGAGAGGTGCATTCACCATGCTAAGCTCTGGCTTTCCAACTCTGACCAGCCTATCGATCATCAAGCGAGTATTACAT ATGCTGGATTGAGGGAGAAATTGAAAAAGATTATTGCTTCCGATTACTTCACTGCTACACCGCAGATGAAGGGGCCGGGGGAGGTTGCGGCTGCAGCTGCAGTTGGGAATTTTGGGTCTTTTCAGGTTCCGATGCACGAGTCTATGGTGCCCGTTGAAGTGCCGGTGCAAATAGAGGGATCTGCTGAGCAATACCCGGATTCG GAGGAGAATTTGGCTAATTATGAAGGATATGAAACAGGGGAACAACAAATTGGTGGTGCCGAGGAATTTCAAAAG GATGACTTAGAAGGAGAAAATCCCCCAGAAGCAGTCTCAGCTCAAACAGAACAAGAACAATTACAGGCTGAAGAAGAGCATGGCTATAGAAATGCAGACTTCAAGGAGCAGCAGTACTTTCCTAGACGAGGTTCAAGAGGTGGCCGTGGTGGTGGTCGTAGAGGTTACCCTAATGGCCGAGGAGGCAGGGGTACTGGTAGGGGAGGTGGACCTTACCAGAATGGGCGCGGTCAGTATTACGACAATTACATCCCTAGAAACTACTACGCTAAAAGAGGTGGCAGGGGAGGAGGAGCTGGTGGTAATGGTGGGAACACGTACCACAACTCTCCATCTGCAGCCGAAGGCAACCACACTCAAGCAAATATGGGGGTTGCATCGTAA
- the LOC110784504 gene encoding mitogen-activated protein kinase kinase kinase YODA isoform X1: protein MNPSFKSKISCGGSEVESLSSFFQFEKPHPFSLSSSIVTRWFRTLRYMSGEMSTRPVSCWEKGRLIGRGTFGLVYVGINSETGETCAMKEVTFSHQFRQVCLQYVMEITLLSRLRHPNIVHYRDSEIVNNNLYICLEYVSGGSICKILRENGELGESAIRSYTQQILSGLAYLHSENTAHSDIRGANILVDPSGQVKLADFGIAKHIRGQLHPISFRGNAYWMAPEVIRDSNGCNLAADIWSLGCTVIEMATTQPPWSQYEQVAAVFKIATSNELPVVPDNLSEEGKDFVQQCLQRNPQDRPTAIQLLGHPFLRNAASSSSESFLINLDPH, encoded by the exons ATGAATCCTTCTTTCAAATCGAAAATTTCTTGTGGTGGATCCGAAGTTGAATCCCTGTCATCCTTCTTTCAATTCGAAAAACCAcatccattttctctctcctctagcaTCGTCACCAG GTGGTTTAGGACGCTGCGTTATATGTCTGGAG AAATGTCAACAAGACCTGTCTCATGCTGGGAAAAGGGACGTCTTATAGGAAGGGGCACATTCGGTTTGGTCTACGTGGGCATCAACAG TGAAACTGGTGAGACGTGTGCGATGAAGGAAGTTACGTTCTCACATCAATTTAGACAAGTATGTCTTCAGTATGTTATG GAAATCACTCTGCTGAGCCGCTTAAGACATCCAAATATTGTGCACTACCGTGATTCTGAGATA GTTAACAACAATCTGTACATATGTTTAGAATATGTCTCTGGTGGTTCTATTTGTAAAATTCTCCGGGAGAACGGTGAGCTTGGCGAATCAGCTATCCGTAGCTATACACAGCAAATATTGTCAGGACTTGCATATTTGCACTCTGAAAACACTGCTCACAG TGACATTAGAGGAGCCAATATACTTGTGGACCCAAGTGGGCAGGTTAAACTGGCGGATTTTGGCATAGCGAAGCAT ATCCGTGGGCAGTTACATCCAATCTCTTTCAGAGGAAATGCATACTGGATGGCACCTGAG GTAATTAGAGACTCAAACGGGTGTAACCTTGCTGCTGATATATGGAGTCTAGGGTGTACTGTAATAGAGATGGCAACTACACAGCCTCCGTGGAGTCAATATGAACAG GTTGCAGCTGTCTTCAAAATTGCGACCAGCAACGAACTTCCTGTAGTCCCTGATAATCTCTCAGAGGAAGGAAAGGACTTTGTTCAGCAATGTTTGCAGCGAAACCCTCAAGATCGCCCTACTGCTATTCAGCTGTTGGGACATCCTTTTCTCAGAAATGCAGCTTCTTCATCTTCTGAAAGTTTCTTGATAAATTTAGATCCACACTAA
- the LOC110784504 gene encoding mitogen-activated protein kinase kinase kinase YODA isoform X2, whose product MNPSFKSKISCGGSEVESLSSFFQFEKPHPFSLSSSIVTRWFRTLRYMSGEMSTRPVSCWEKGRLIGRGTFGLVYVGINSETGETCAMKEVTFSHQFRQEITLLSRLRHPNIVHYRDSEIVNNNLYICLEYVSGGSICKILRENGELGESAIRSYTQQILSGLAYLHSENTAHSDIRGANILVDPSGQVKLADFGIAKHIRGQLHPISFRGNAYWMAPEVIRDSNGCNLAADIWSLGCTVIEMATTQPPWSQYEQVAAVFKIATSNELPVVPDNLSEEGKDFVQQCLQRNPQDRPTAIQLLGHPFLRNAASSSSESFLINLDPH is encoded by the exons ATGAATCCTTCTTTCAAATCGAAAATTTCTTGTGGTGGATCCGAAGTTGAATCCCTGTCATCCTTCTTTCAATTCGAAAAACCAcatccattttctctctcctctagcaTCGTCACCAG GTGGTTTAGGACGCTGCGTTATATGTCTGGAG AAATGTCAACAAGACCTGTCTCATGCTGGGAAAAGGGACGTCTTATAGGAAGGGGCACATTCGGTTTGGTCTACGTGGGCATCAACAG TGAAACTGGTGAGACGTGTGCGATGAAGGAAGTTACGTTCTCACATCAATTTAGACAA GAAATCACTCTGCTGAGCCGCTTAAGACATCCAAATATTGTGCACTACCGTGATTCTGAGATA GTTAACAACAATCTGTACATATGTTTAGAATATGTCTCTGGTGGTTCTATTTGTAAAATTCTCCGGGAGAACGGTGAGCTTGGCGAATCAGCTATCCGTAGCTATACACAGCAAATATTGTCAGGACTTGCATATTTGCACTCTGAAAACACTGCTCACAG TGACATTAGAGGAGCCAATATACTTGTGGACCCAAGTGGGCAGGTTAAACTGGCGGATTTTGGCATAGCGAAGCAT ATCCGTGGGCAGTTACATCCAATCTCTTTCAGAGGAAATGCATACTGGATGGCACCTGAG GTAATTAGAGACTCAAACGGGTGTAACCTTGCTGCTGATATATGGAGTCTAGGGTGTACTGTAATAGAGATGGCAACTACACAGCCTCCGTGGAGTCAATATGAACAG GTTGCAGCTGTCTTCAAAATTGCGACCAGCAACGAACTTCCTGTAGTCCCTGATAATCTCTCAGAGGAAGGAAAGGACTTTGTTCAGCAATGTTTGCAGCGAAACCCTCAAGATCGCCCTACTGCTATTCAGCTGTTGGGACATCCTTTTCTCAGAAATGCAGCTTCTTCATCTTCTGAAAGTTTCTTGATAAATTTAGATCCACACTAA
- the LOC130472545 gene encoding mitogen-activated protein kinase kinase kinase YODA-like isoform X1, whose translation MSTRPVSCWEKGRLIGRGTFGLVYVGINSETGETCAMKEVTFSHQFRQVCLQYVMEITLLSRLRHPNIVHYRDSEIVNNNLYICLEYVSGGSICKILRENGELGESAIRSYTQQILSGLAYLHSENTAHSDIRGANILVDPSGQVKLADFGIAKHIRGQLHPISFRGNAYWMAPEVIRDSNGCNLAADIWSLGCTVIEMATTQPPWSQYEQVAAVFKIATSNELPVVPDNLSEEGKDFVQQCLQRNPQDRPTAIQLLGHPFLRNAASSSSESFLINLDPH comes from the exons ATGTCAACAAGACCTGTCTCATGCTGGGAAAAGGGACGTCTTATAGGAAGGGGCACATTCGGTTTGGTCTACGTGGGCATCAACAG TGAAACTGGTGAGACGTGTGCGATGAAGGAAGTTACGTTCTCACATCAATTTAGACAAGTATGTCTTCAGTATGTTATG GAAATCACTCTGCTGAGCCGCTTAAGACATCCAAATATTGTGCACTACCGTGATTCTGAGATA GTTAACAACAATCTGTACATATGTTTAGAATATGTCTCTGGTGGTTCTATTTGTAAAATTCTCCGGGAGAACGGTGAGCTTGGCGAATCAGCTATCCGTAGCTATACACAGCAAATATTGTCAGGACTTGCATATTTGCACTCTGAAAACACTGCTCACAG TGACATTAGAGGAGCCAATATACTTGTGGACCCAAGTGGGCAGGTTAAACTGGCGGATTTTGGCATAGCGAAGCAT ATCCGTGGGCAGTTACATCCAATCTCTTTCAGAGGAAATGCATACTGGATGGCACCTGAG GTAATTAGAGACTCAAACGGGTGTAACCTTGCTGCTGATATATGGAGTCTAGGGTGTACTGTAATAGAGATGGCAACTACACAGCCTCCGTGGAGTCAATATGAACAG GTTGCAGCTGTCTTCAAAATTGCGACCAGCAACGAACTTCCTGTAGTCCCTGATAATCTCTCAGAGGAAGGAAAGGACTTTGTTCAGCAATGTTTGCAGCGAAACCCTCAAGATCGCCCTACTGCTATTCAGCTGTTGGGACATCCTTTTCTCAGAAATGCAGCTTCTTCATCTTCTGAAAGTTTCTTGATAAATTTAGATCCACACTAA